A portion of the Canis aureus isolate CA01 chromosome 32, VMU_Caureus_v.1.0, whole genome shotgun sequence genome contains these proteins:
- the ZWILCH gene encoding protein zwilch homolog isoform X5, whose product MKMTLYSSWRNWQLIGLYTMAHNPNMTHLKIHHPVTALPPLWVRCDSSDPEGTCWLGAELVTTNSIAGIVLYTVSCKADKTYSVNLEDLKSSHKKRHHLSIVTTRGFAQYELFKSTALDDTLAASQTTITLDISWSPVDEILQSPPLSSTATLNLKVESGEPRGPLNHLQRELKFLLVLADGLRTGVSEWPEPLEVKSAVELVQEFLNDLNKLDEFGDSTKKDTEIVKHDSAAVDRSIECLFTVRGDLDFAEQLWFKMSGSVVSYQDLVKCFTLIIQSLQRGDIQPWLHSGSNSLLSKLIHQSYHGTMDTVTLSGTIPVKMLLEIGLDKLKKDFISFFIGQELASLNHLEYFITPSVDIQEQVYRVQKLHHILEILVSCMLFIKPQHELLFALTQSCIKYYRQNPLDEQHVFQLPVRPAAVKNLYQSEKPQKWKVEISGGQKKVKTVWQLSDSAPVDHLSFHKPDVSELTLNGSLEERIFFTNLVTCSQVHFK is encoded by the exons GCAGTTAATTGGACTTTACACCATGGCTCACAATCCTAATATGACCCACTTGAAGATTCATCATCCAGTTACTGCCCTTCCTCCCTTGTGGGTAAGGTGTGACAGTTCAGATCCTGAAGGGACCTGTTGGCTGGGAGCTGAACTTGTCACCACAAACAGCATTGCAGGAATTGTTTTATATACAGTCAGTTGTAAAG CTGATAAAACTTACTCTGTAAATCTGGAAGACCTGAAAAGTTCACATAAGAAAAGACATCACTTGTCTATT GTAACAACCAGGGGCTTTGCCCAGTATGAGCTCTTTAAGTCCACAGCCTTGGATGACACACTTGCTGCATCACAAACTACAATTACTTTGGATATTTCCTGGAGTCCTGTGGATGAGATTCTTCAAAGCCCTCCGCTGTCTTCAACTGCAACTCTG AACCTTAAAGTGGAGTCGGGAGAGCCCAGAGGTCCTTTGAATCATCTTCAGAGAGAACTGAAATTTCTCCTT GTTTTGGCTGATGGTTTGAGGACTGGTGTATCTGAATGGCCTGAGCCTCTAGAAGTAAAATCTGCTGTTGAACTTGTGCAAGAATTTCTGAATG ACTTAAATAAGCTGGATGAATTTGGTGATTCTACAAAGAAAGACACAGAG ATAGTAAAGCATGACAGTGCTGCAGTTGACCGCTCCATTGAGTGTCTCTTCACCGTACGGGGGGATCTCGACTTTGCTGAGCAGCTGTGGTTCAAAATGAGTGGTA GTGTGGTTTCATACCAAGACTTGGTGAAGTGTTTCACACTGATCATCCAGAGTCTGCAACGTGGTGATATACAGCCATGG cTCCACAGTGGAAGTAACAGTTTATTAAGTAAGCTTATTCATCAGTCTTATCATGGAACCATGGACACAGTTACTCTCAGTGGGACTATTCCagttaagatgcttttggaaattGGTCTGGACAaactaaagaaagattttatcagTTTCTTCATAG GTCAGGAACTTGCATCTTTAAATCATTTG GAATATTTCATTACTCCATCAGTAGATATACAAGAACAGGTGTATCGTGTTCAAAAACTCCACCATATTCTAGAAATATTAGTCAGTTGCATGCTTTTCATTAAACCCCAACACGAGCTCCTCTTTGCTTTAACACA atcCTGCATAAAATATTACAGACAAAATCCTCTTGATGAGCAACACGTTTTTCAGCTGCCAGTTAGACCAGCTGCTGTAAAAAATTTGTATCAAAG TGAGAAGCCACAGAAATGGAAAGTGGAAATAAGTGGTGGTCAGAAGAAGGTGAAAACAGTTTGGCAACTGAGTGACAGCGCACCTGTAGACCATCTGAGTTTCCACAAACCTG ATGTTTCTGAATTAACATTGAATGGTAGCCTAGAAGAAAGGATCTTCTTCACTAACCTGGTTACCTGCAGCCAGGTGCATTTCAAGTGA
- the ZWILCH gene encoding protein zwilch homolog isoform X6 translates to MAHNPNMTHLKIHHPVTALPPLWVRCDSSDPEGTCWLGAELVTTNSIAGIVLYTVSCKADKTYSVNLEDLKSSHKKRHHLSIVTTRGFAQYELFKSTALDDTLAASQTTITLDISWSPVDEILQSPPLSSTATLNLKVESGEPRGPLNHLQRELKFLLVLADGLRTGVSEWPEPLEVKSAVELVQEFLNDLNKLDEFGDSTKKDTEIVKHDSAAVDRSIECLFTVRGDLDFAEQLWFKMSGSVVSYQDLVKCFTLIIQSLQRGDIQPWLHSGSNSLLSKLIHQSYHGTMDTVTLSGTIPVKMLLEIGLDKLKKDFISFFIGQELASLNHLEYFITPSVDIQEQVYRVQKLHHILEILVSCMLFIKPQHELLFALTQSCIKYYRQNPLDEQHVFQLPVRPAAVKNLYQSEKPQKWKVEISGGQKKVKTVWQLSDSAPVDHLSFHKPDVSELTLNGSLEERIFFTNLVTCSQVHFK, encoded by the exons ATGGCTCACAATCCTAATATGACCCACTTGAAGATTCATCATCCAGTTACTGCCCTTCCTCCCTTGTGGGTAAGGTGTGACAGTTCAGATCCTGAAGGGACCTGTTGGCTGGGAGCTGAACTTGTCACCACAAACAGCATTGCAGGAATTGTTTTATATACAGTCAGTTGTAAAG CTGATAAAACTTACTCTGTAAATCTGGAAGACCTGAAAAGTTCACATAAGAAAAGACATCACTTGTCTATT GTAACAACCAGGGGCTTTGCCCAGTATGAGCTCTTTAAGTCCACAGCCTTGGATGACACACTTGCTGCATCACAAACTACAATTACTTTGGATATTTCCTGGAGTCCTGTGGATGAGATTCTTCAAAGCCCTCCGCTGTCTTCAACTGCAACTCTG AACCTTAAAGTGGAGTCGGGAGAGCCCAGAGGTCCTTTGAATCATCTTCAGAGAGAACTGAAATTTCTCCTT GTTTTGGCTGATGGTTTGAGGACTGGTGTATCTGAATGGCCTGAGCCTCTAGAAGTAAAATCTGCTGTTGAACTTGTGCAAGAATTTCTGAATG ACTTAAATAAGCTGGATGAATTTGGTGATTCTACAAAGAAAGACACAGAG ATAGTAAAGCATGACAGTGCTGCAGTTGACCGCTCCATTGAGTGTCTCTTCACCGTACGGGGGGATCTCGACTTTGCTGAGCAGCTGTGGTTCAAAATGAGTGGTA GTGTGGTTTCATACCAAGACTTGGTGAAGTGTTTCACACTGATCATCCAGAGTCTGCAACGTGGTGATATACAGCCATGG cTCCACAGTGGAAGTAACAGTTTATTAAGTAAGCTTATTCATCAGTCTTATCATGGAACCATGGACACAGTTACTCTCAGTGGGACTATTCCagttaagatgcttttggaaattGGTCTGGACAaactaaagaaagattttatcagTTTCTTCATAG GTCAGGAACTTGCATCTTTAAATCATTTG GAATATTTCATTACTCCATCAGTAGATATACAAGAACAGGTGTATCGTGTTCAAAAACTCCACCATATTCTAGAAATATTAGTCAGTTGCATGCTTTTCATTAAACCCCAACACGAGCTCCTCTTTGCTTTAACACA atcCTGCATAAAATATTACAGACAAAATCCTCTTGATGAGCAACACGTTTTTCAGCTGCCAGTTAGACCAGCTGCTGTAAAAAATTTGTATCAAAG TGAGAAGCCACAGAAATGGAAAGTGGAAATAAGTGGTGGTCAGAAGAAGGTGAAAACAGTTTGGCAACTGAGTGACAGCGCACCTGTAGACCATCTGAGTTTCCACAAACCTG ATGTTTCTGAATTAACATTGAATGGTAGCCTAGAAGAAAGGATCTTCTTCACTAACCTGGTTACCTGCAGCCAGGTGCATTTCAAGTGA